ATTTTCAATTTTGTTTTGACGTTTAACGAATATTATTAATGTCAATATTCCAATGATTATTGGTAAAATCACATGAATAAAGCTGAATCCAAACTCTGCAATATTTGAAAATCCAATCATCAGCCCTACACAAAATATTATGGACAATATCAATGATGGGAAATCCAAAGGATAATTTTGGGTTTCAAGTTCAAAGTTTGCAAGGAGTATTGATAAAACTAGAATTAATAGAGTTATTATCGCTAAAAATTCAAAAATAACTCTCCAATTAAATAAGTCAATTATAATTCCTCCGATTGTAGGTCCCATTGCAGGTACAATTCCAACAAGGAATCCCATTAAGCCCATGAAAAATCCCCATTTTTCTTCAGGCATTACCCTGAAAATCAATATCTGACCTATTGGCATTAAAATACCCGTCCCCATTGCTTCCAAGATTCTACCAACAATCAACATTTCAATGCTTGTTGATAAAAAACAGAGCACTGACCCGATTATGAATAATATGAGAGATGTTATCAATATTGTTTTAATTTTAAATCTTTTTGTAATGAATGCTGTCGGAGGAATCATTACTCCCATCACCAATAGAAATACAGAGTATGTCCATTGCGCAGTTGCAGAAGATATTGAGAAATCATTCATATAATAAGGCAAACTTGTTGTTACAATACTTTGTGATATTAAAGTAACTGAAGAAGCCAATATAATTATAATTAAAGTTATTAAACCATTTTTATTTTCAAATTCCATAATCATTTTTCCCCATTGAATATAGTTTCTAATAAAAAATTGTCCAGAAATGAGATATTTTTTATATTCATAATCCAAGAATAAGCATGCTTCTTAAAGTAAGGGGCAAATTGCACAAAAAAACATATGTTTCTATTTTAATATTAATTTTTCGTTATTGCACAGATAATCTCTAACTTTTTAATATACTATTAATTAACCAGAATTATTAATTATTAATAATTCACGACCTGAAAAATATAAATATTATCATATCCAGTAAATAATTAAAGAGTATTCTGGAATTTTATTTAAATAAAATATGCATTCTGAATTAATTTTTTTGAATTAATGAGTCTGAATTAATACCAACCGAATTATTTGTTATTTTAAAAATCTAATTGTTCGGCAAGACAGATATTGCAGACTGCATTAGGAGTATCGATATTTGCATCTCTTACAGGGCAATAAAACTTTCCATCTTTTTCTTCAACTCTTAATGATCCGGGAAATAGTGTACCGACTTTATGGATGGGTTCTTCTAAAAGGAATGTTGTATAAATTGAAGCCATGCAACCAATTAATGGAAATTTACTTTTGGATTTTTCTGTTGGATTTTCACGATTTGTCATTAAAGTTTTAATTGCATCGGCAAATTCTTCTTTATCAATTATTTTGGCATAATCGTTATTATCTGCTAAGATTTCTTTAACACGCAATATGAATGTTTCAACATATGATTTTTGGCTGTCTTCCCTATAGTTTGCTTGAACATATTTGTTTTCTTCAATTATCTCAGCGCTAACTGCCATCATGTCAAATACTGAAATGGTTGAGCAATATTTTTTCAATATTTCTAAAACTGAATTGCCAGATATTTTTTCTTCATGGGTAATTTTTAATAATTCCTCACATAGTTCTAAATATTCATTTCCCATTATAAAACTCCTGTTAATCTTAAAATCCAAAGGAAAAACCTGCATTTTTACAAATGCAATAACGGCATAATGAATTTTTATCTTTAATGCTCATGATTCTAGTTTTGCATTTATATTCTCCATTTTCTAAAAAGACCTCATCTTTTGCAGGATTATCTCCAACCGGGTGCAGTGGTCTTTTGGCCATAAATGCCAAATAGAGGCAGATGTATTTTGTAAACTCTCTAGTTTCCTCATCTCCTCCAGCATAAGTGTCAAAATAATAGTCGATATCCTTTTTTAGATTTTCAATTGCGCTGTCTTTAATTTCATAGTCTTCACTAATGTTTAAAGCGAAAATTTCATCCCATGTTTCTGAATTGTACTTGGCAAGTTTTTTGGTCAATGGGTCTTTGTATCTATCGTCTGTTACTTTGTTTCTAAGATATTCAATGGGATAATCTTTTAAATTTTCTTTAATTTCTTCATGTAATTCAGAGGATTTCATATCTAAAATAATCTTTTTGTAATATAAAAAAGTTTCTATTAATCAAAATCTTCTTGTCCAACAATCTAAATCAAAAACAATGAGTAATATCAAAACCAACTTAAAATACCTATTAATTATATATAACTTGAAATTTAAAATATTAATAATAATTACAATGGAGAGAGTTATATGAAAACTAATGTGATAGTTGTATAACTTTTGTTCTCTCTACACTACTTTTTTTAGAAATCATGATAATTAAATATTTTAATCTATAATGGGAGAAACTGGAGATGGTGGAAATACAAATTCTGAACATGTACTATAATCACTGACACAACCTGAACCAACTAATGATACAAAGTTAACTACTTGAGTATTATTGGAAAAGTTGAGGATAAGATGCTGAAATTATTATAAACAATTGATGACAAGCAATTATTGTTATGCCAATAGTCACGAAATTATCTACTACTTTTCTCTCACTACAGATTATAATATTCTTTTCTTCAGTAATTAAAGTTTTTGGAAATTCGTTCAAATCGTAGAATTTTAACATATATTCAAATATAAAATAAAAAAATTAGTGAATGTATAGAAATAAAAATGTTGTCTTGAACAGTTATTATTTATCAGAATTGGCTGTATGATGCTGGTCAAAACACAAATAAGAAATGTTAATGTCACCAGATATAGTAAGTGATAACATGATAATAAACGTCGGCGGAAGAACAGATATAGTGAACTACTACACTCCATGGCTACTGAACAGGCTTGAAGAGGGATATGCATATTCAAGAAATCCATTTGCAAGGGAGAATGTATACAAGTTAAGCTTAAAGCCCGAAGATGTCGATTGTCTTCTGTTCTGCTCCAAAAACTACCAACCTATCCTGAAACATATAGGTGACATTGATGAAAAGTACAATATATTGTGCAACTACACGATTACTGCATACGGCAAGGACATAGAACCGAAAGTCCCATCAATAAATCAATCTATTAAAACGTTGAAACGATTATCCGATATTGTTGGTAGCAACAAGATTCTCTGGAGATATGATCCAATACTTCTTACTGAAAAATACACTGTTGAAAAACATCTGGAAACATTTGAATATATGGCAGAAAAGATCTCACCATTAGTTTACAGATGCATATTCAGCTTTGTGGACATGTACAAAAAAGTTGAAGAGAACATGCCTGAGATAATTCCACTTACTGAAGAAGATAAAGTGAAGTTATTGAAAGGGATTGGTGAGATATCGGAGAGATTTAATCTGTATACTCAATCATGTGCAACAAATGAAAGCTATGAAAAATACAACATTCATGCTGCAGGTTGCACAACTCGGGAAATTTTAGAACAGGCACACAATGTAGTTTATAAAAATGTAAAAGGAACAGGAATTAGAGAAAACTGTCACTGTATTCCATCAAGAGACATAGGGGCTTATAATTCCTGTTTAAGTGAATGTAAATATTGCTACGCTAATCGAAAACCTGAAATTCCAAAAAATGTTATAAAATTGCATGATGAGAAATCACCGTTGTTGCTAGGACA
This is a stretch of genomic DNA from Methanobrevibacter millerae. It encodes these proteins:
- a CDS encoding DUF1848 domain-containing protein, giving the protein MIINVGGRTDIVNYYTPWLLNRLEEGYAYSRNPFARENVYKLSLKPEDVDCLLFCSKNYQPILKHIGDIDEKYNILCNYTITAYGKDIEPKVPSINQSIKTLKRLSDIVGSNKILWRYDPILLTEKYTVEKHLETFEYMAEKISPLVYRCIFSFVDMYKKVEENMPEIIPLTEEDKVKLLKGIGEISERFNLYTQSCATNESYEKYNIHAAGCTTREILEQAHNVVYKNVKGTGIRENCHCIPSRDIGAYNSCLSECKYCYANRKPEIPKNVIKLHDEKSPLLLGHLKENDKLTDTEVIKYIEPKQTTLFDF
- a CDS encoding DUF2115 family protein is translated as MKSSELHEEIKENLKDYPIEYLRNKVTDDRYKDPLTKKLAKYNSETWDEIFALNISEDYEIKDSAIENLKKDIDYYFDTYAGGDEETREFTKYICLYLAFMAKRPLHPVGDNPAKDEVFLENGEYKCKTRIMSIKDKNSLCRYCICKNAGFSFGF
- a CDS encoding DUF2115 family protein gives rise to the protein MGNEYLELCEELLKITHEEKISGNSVLEILKKYCSTISVFDMMAVSAEIIEENKYVQANYREDSQKSYVETFILRVKEILADNNDYAKIIDKEEFADAIKTLMTNRENPTEKSKSKFPLIGCMASIYTTFLLEEPIHKVGTLFPGSLRVEEKDGKFYCPVRDANIDTPNAVCNICLAEQLDF
- a CDS encoding DHA2 family efflux MFS transporter permease subunit — translated: MEFENKNGLITLIIIILASSVTLISQSIVTTSLPYYMNDFSISSATAQWTYSVFLLVMGVMIPPTAFITKRFKIKTILITSLILFIIGSVLCFLSTSIEMLIVGRILEAMGTGILMPIGQILIFRVMPEEKWGFFMGLMGFLVGIVPAMGPTIGGIIIDLFNWRVIFEFLAIITLLILVLSILLANFELETQNYPLDFPSLILSIIFCVGLMIGFSNIAEFGFSFIHVILPIIIGILTLIIFVKRQNKIENPLVNLIVLKNKYFVYGTVFAALLYFMMCGINVMVPLFVQNVAYYSPTESGLILFPAAIIMIVFNFISPIMADKIGIKPVLIASSIMNIIGFACMMTYNMNSTFEYLLATQLIRGIGCGLGLSPAITWAMSVVAGDVEDATAVNNTTRQVVGAIGSSVTVVIMQILANGKITHNQFSVNSFSMTSLMMILITVVLLIITILFIKNKNDIVDD